Part of the Candidatus Cloacimonadota bacterium genome is shown below.
GTTCCACATTGCTACGTATAAACCTGATGTCTATCATGTACTCACCTTATTGTATCTATTTCTGGAGTCGAAAACTAACTCGAAACCTGTAACTAACAAGCCGTAAGTCGGACATCTTCTCCTTTTACATATCATTTTTTAATCTAGTTATATTTTATTTATTCCTCACCGCATACGCTCAATTCGGTCAAGACGTCTCAGGTCTGCAGGTCACACTTTTTTTATCCTGCATTCTTCATTTCCACTGCTGATTTATACATTGAAAGGATATTATCCTCTTTTTGTAAAGCTCTGCCTATAAGTTCGCCATTGATATCAGGGCAGATACTTTCCTGGTAAAAGCGCTGTCATCATTATTGGCAGATACATCCTGCGTACAAGCATTGAGGGGAGTGCTTTCCGCCAATTGTATAGCTTCGCCTAAAAAGGAGTAAGTAGCTGCAGCAATGGCTATTGCGTGCCCGAGTTCCATCTCACGTTGAGCTAATCCCGCTATGGATATAAAGCTCCTGGTTTCTGCTAAGTCTTTATTCATCTTCCAGTTACCTGCGATAATGATCTTACGCATCTGAACACCTCACAGAATTTTTACTAGTTTTATACTAATACTTTGAGCGGGGGTATTCGGTCAAGATATTTTTGAACAAAACATAGGGATGTTTTTCGAGACTGTTCAAAACTCTGTACGTCATTAAGCTGCTTTCCAATTGTTCTTAGAGAAAACTAGGTCGAGATGGTTCCATGTGAGCTTTTCTTGACAAATTTGGCAGAGCTTTGGACATTGTTTGATGACATCGCTACTGACGTACTCTGCAGCGGGTTTGAGAAGAATATATAAAAAGTATTTACATAGAACCACAAGCAAGTTAATTTAGCAAATATAACTGCTTTGGTTGCTAGTATCTGCAAATCGGGCACTATTTTATCCAAGTGGTTGCCAACTTGATCAGCCATAGATCAAGACGAAAATACCT
Proteins encoded:
- a CDS encoding triose-phosphate isomerase — translated: MRKIIIAGNWKMNKDLAETRSFISIAGLAQREMELGHAIAIAAATYSFLGEAIQLAESTPLNACTQDVSANNDDSAFTRKVSALISMANL